A DNA window from Mastomys coucha isolate ucsf_1 unplaced genomic scaffold, UCSF_Mcou_1 pScaffold21, whole genome shotgun sequence contains the following coding sequences:
- the LOC116101266 gene encoding alpha-enolase-like, which yields MLKTGVLVQVVGQYADVGKKDAFSSCASHFTVVLIFYENLFTSTKRKEFMLCYFVEECLHFPERAPVLYQMELNANENITGANLWDTLSTILRGEEGRFTPNILENKEALELLKTAIAKAGYTDQVVIGMDVAASDFYRSGKYDLDFKPPDDPSRYITPDQLADLYMSFIQSYPVVSTEDPFNQDDWNAWQKFTAGAGIQVVGDDLTVTNPKRIAKAAGEKSCNCLLLKVNQIGSVTESLQACKLAQSNGWGVMVSRLSGETEDTFIVDLVVGLCTGQIKTGAPCQSERLAKYNQILRIEEELSSKAKFAGWSFRNPLAK from the exons ATGCTGAAGACCGGGGTGCTGGTCCAAGTTGTTGGACAGTATGCTGATGTCG GCAAGAAGGACGCCTTCTCCTCATGTGCCTCCCACTTCACTGTGGTGCTCATCTTCTATGAGAACCTTTTCAC TTCAACcaagagaaaagaatttatgctttgctactttgtggaGGAGTGTCTTCATTTCCCTGAGAGGGCTCCTGTGTTATACCAAATGG AactaaatgcaaatgaaaacataacGGGGGCAAACCTCTGGGACACACTGAGCACCATCCTGAGGGGTGAGGAGGGCAGATTCACACCTAACATCCTGGAGAACAAGGAAGCACTGGAGCTGCTCAAGACTGCAATTGCCAAGGCCGGCTACACTGACCAGGTTGTCATCGGCATGGATGTGGCTGCCTCCGACTTCTACAGGTCTGGCAAGTATGACCTGGACTTCAAGCCTCCGGACGACCCCAGCAGGTACATCACGCCTGACCAGCTGGCCGACCTATACATGTCCTTCATCCAGAGCTACCCAGTGGTGTCCACTGAAGACCCCTTTAACCAGGACGACTGGAATGCCTGGCAGAAGTTCACAGCTGGTGCAGGCATCCAGGTGGTGGGTGATGACCTCACAGTGACTAACCCTAAGCGGATTGCCAAGGCTGCAGGCGAGAAATCCTGCAACTGCCTCCTGCTCAAAGTGAACCAGATCGGCTCTGTGACCGAGTCTTTGCAGGCTTGTAAGCTGGCCCAGTCCAATGGCTGGGGCGTCATGGTGTCCCGCCTATCTGGGGAGACCGAGGACACTTTCATCGTTGACCTGGTGGTGGGGCTCTGCACTGGGCAGATCAAGACTGGTGCCCCTTGCCAATCTGAGCGCCTGGCCAAGTACAATCAGATCCTTAGAATCGAGGAAGAGCTGAGCAGTAAAGCCAAGTTTGCTGGCTGGTCCTTCAGAAACCCCCTGGCCAAGTAA